Within Bradymonas sediminis, the genomic segment TATGGCCGATCCAGTGGATCTTCTCGCTGCTGGCGTGCTGCTGAATCGTGGCGATAATTGCCGGCAAATCATAGCGAAGATAGTCGCTATAGCGCCAACCCACGCCGTGAAATTGGCTATCGCCGTGGCCGCGAAGCTCCGGCAGCCACACATCGAATCCGCGCCGCGTCAGCCACTCGGCCAGGGAGCGCCCGCGGAAATGAAAGCCCCGGTGGTTGGCGGCCAGCCCGTGCAATAACATCACCGCGGGGCGCGCGACGCCCGCCACCGCGTCGACATACCCAAAGGGGCGCACCCGGCGCAGCGCCAGGATAAGCCCGTCTTCGGTTCTGACTTCGTAGTGCTCGGCGCGCCCCGGCGCCTGAATATAGGCTTGCCACGGGCGCTTCAGATCGAGCAGCGGAAGAAATTTAGGATTCGGTTGGTTTTCCATGGCTGGCGAGTATGTCCTGCGAATGGCGAAATTTCCAGCATCCATCGAATTGGGCGGCCATAAATAGCGCCCGAGATCCCCGAATGCAAATCTGTGCGGAGGCGGCGAGGCTAGACTCAAAAGCCGTGTTACGGTACACGATTTGCTTGCGGTGCCCGCTCCGCGTTTGAATCATGTCGGGGTGTGCCAATTTTCGGCGCATCTTCGATATCCTCAGGGTGAGCGCGCTTCCAAAAAACGTGAAAAAGAATCGGCGCTTTGCGTCATCTTCGAATAAATTAATTGTCTAATTTCGACCCGCCGAAACGACCCCGGCAACATCAGAGAGGCCCTTGTGGCAACGGATTATAAAGCCAGTCTTAATCTTCCGAAAACTGATTTCCCCATGCGTGCAAGCCTGGCCGAGCGCGAGCCCGAACAGGTCGCGCAATGGGAGGAGAAAGCCATCTATAAGAAGATGGTAGCGCGACGTATGGAGCAAGGCGCCGAGCGCTTTATCCTGCACGACGGCCCTCCCTACGCCAACGGCAACATTCACCACGGGCATATTCTCAATAAGACGCTCAAAGATTTTGTGGTCAAATACCAGAATCTCGCCGGCAATCTTTGCGAATATGTGCCGGGTTGGGACTGCCACGGGCTGCCGATTGAGCATCAGGTGGATCAGAATCTGGGCGAGAAAAAACGCGAGATGTCGAAGGTCGAGATCCGCCAGGCCTGCCGCGAATACGCGGATAAATGGGTCGGCGTGCAGGCCAGCGAGTTCCGTCGCACGATGGCGTTTGGCGCCTGGGACGATCCCTATAAGACGATGTCCTACGACTATGAGGCGACCACGCTTCGTACGCTGGGGCGTTTCTTCGAGAAGGGCATCGTCTACCGCGGCCTCAAGCCAGTGCATTGGGATTGGGACGCGCAGACCGCCCTGGCCGAGGCTGAGGTCGAGTATGACGAATTTCGCACTGAGCATGTCTATGTGAAATTCCCGATCGCGGAGTTGCCCGAGAATTTGGCCGCCAAGGTCGAGGGCAAAGAGACCTTCGTGGTCATCTGGACCACCACCCCCTGGACGCTGCCGGCGAACCTCGCCATCGCCCTTCATCCCGAGCTTAAATACCAGCTCGTCGCCAGCGGCGACGAGGTCTATGTCCTGGCCGAAGGGCTGCGCGAAAAGGTCTTGGAAGACTGCGCGATTGATGCAGAAGCCGTTGAGATCCTTGAGACTTTCGAGGGGCGTGAGCTCGTCGGTGAGATCGGCGCGGGCTTCGGTGAACAGGACGGCGTGCGCCATCGCTTCGCCGCGAGTCACCCCTGGATCGAGCGTGAATCGCCGCTTTTGCCGGCCGATTATGTCACCCTCGAGCAGGGCACCGGTTGCGTGCACACCGCGCCCGGCCACGGTCAGGAGGACTATGTGCTCGGCCAGGAGTTTGGCCTCGACGTCCTCTGCCCGGTGAACCAATCCGGCAAATATAATATCGACCTTGAGATCGAGGCCGACAAAGGTCCGATGAACCTGCGCGGCGTGCATGTCTTCGGCGCCAATAAGGTCATCCCGCAGCACCTGGCCAAGCTCAACCGCCTGCTCAACCAGCCGGGCGAGCGCATCGTGATTGAGCGCTATCCGCATGGCTGGCGCTCCAAAAAGCCGATCATCTTCCGCGCGACCACCCAGTGGTTCATCGCCATGGAGCCGGAGTCCGCGGGCAATCCCGACGGCTTCCGTCTGCGCGAGGCTGCGCTCAAAGAGATCGAGAATGTGCAATGGGTGCCCGGTTGGGGACAAGATCGCATCGAGGGCATGGTCAAGGGACGCCCGGACTGGTGTATCAGCCGCCAGCGCTCCTGGGGCGTGCCGATCACGGCGATGTATTGCAACGATTGCGACGCGTCGATCGCGACCCGCGAGCTCGCCGATTACGTGGCCGATATGGTCGAAGAGGGCGGCGCGGATGTGTGGTTTGACCGCGAGCCCAAAGACCTGTTGCCCCCGGGGACGACCTGCCCGGGCTGTGGCGGCACCGATTTTTGCAAGGAAGAAGACATCCTGGACGTCTGGTTTGACTCCGGTGTTTCCTGGGCGGCCGTGCTGGAGACCAAGCTCGGCTGGGGCGATGTCGCCGACCTCTATCTTGAGGGCAGCGACCAGCACCGCGGTTGGTTCCAATCCAGCCTTTTGTGCAGCGTCGGAACCCGCGGAAACTCCCCGTATAAAGCCTGCCTGACCCACGGCTTTGTCACCGATAAGCAGGGGCGTAAATACTCGAAATCCTCCAAAAATTTCGAGCCGCCCGAGAAGATGATCGAGAAATACGGCGCCGAGATCCTGCGCCTGTGGGTCGCCAGCGTCGACTATCGCGGCGATATCTCCTTGAGCGACGAGATCCTCAAGCGCGTCGCCGACGCCTACCGTAAGATCCGCAACACGTCGCGCTTCCTGCTCGGAAACCTGGACGGGTATACCCCGGACAAAGCGGTGGCCTACGACGACCTCTATGAGATCGATAAATGGGTGCTGCACCGCACCGCCGAGACGATCGAGCGCATGCGCGAGGCGTATCAGGACTATCAATTCCACACGATTTACCACACGCTTTTGCAATTTATGACGGTCGACCTGTCGAGCATCTATATGGATGTGACCAAGGACCGCATCTATTGCGAAGCGCCCGACGGGCCCAAGCGCCTGGCCGCGCAGACCGCGTACGCGGGCGTGCTCAACGCGCTGGTTCGCGCGATGGCGCCGATCCTCTCGTTCACCGCGGAGGAAGTCTGGCAATATCTGCCGCATAGCGCCGATGAGCCGGAGTCGGTCTTCTTGGCCGACTTCCCCGAGACCCCGGCCGAGTGGACCAACCCGGAGCTCGCCGAGCGATGGGAGCGCTTGCTGGAGGTGCGCCAGGAGGTGCAGCGCGCCCTCGAAGAAAAACGCGTGCCGCGTAAGCAGAAGAAGCCCGGCCAGATTGGCAGCAGTCAGGAAGCGCATATCCGCATCCACGCCACCGGCGAGACTCTGGAGTTGTTGCGGGATTATTCCGGGCAACTCGACGCGTTATGCATCGTCAGCTACGCCGACGTGCTCGAAGGAGAACCGTCTGAGGCCGATAAATTGGTCGAGGTCGAGGTTGAGCCGGCCGATGGGAAGAAATGCCCGCGTTGCTGGAATTATTGGATTGCGCCTACGAGCGATGACGAAACCTGCAAACGCTGCGCATCGGTCGTGGACGAGCTAAACGCGGAAAACACATGAAGCCAAATTTCACCAAATATATCATCTTCTTCCTCGTGATCCTGGTCGGCGTCGCGCTCGACCAGTGGAGCAAGGATTACGCCTCGTCGCGCCTGGCAACCCAGCGCGCCGGGTCGGTGGATCATCCGATCTATTTGCCGGTCGATGAGGCCGCCGAGGGCGCCACGGTGCAGTCTTTTCTGACGGCCGAATTCGAGAGCAATACGCCCGAAGAGATCGATGCCATCGCCCGCTACCACACCGAGCGCCCCGACGGCACCAAACTCGCCCCGGATAGCCCCGTCGACGCCCTCGACGAGATCAAGGTCACCAACCGCAAGGTGGTCGTGATTCCGGACTATTGGGATTATCAATATACCGAGAACCCGGGCGCCGCGTTTGGCATCCTGGCCGACGGTCACGAGGATTGGCGCGTGCCGTTTTTCGTCATCGTCAGCCTGCTGGCGGTCTTGATGATTCTCTTTATATTGCGCGGGGTTCTGCCCGATCAGCGCATGATGATCTGGGGGCTTAGCTTTATCGCGTCGGGCGCCATCGGTAACTTTATCGACCGCATTCGCTTTGGCTATGTGATCGACTTTATCGTGTGGAAATATACCGACGCCTATCGCTGGCCGACCTTCAATATCGCCGACGCGCTGATCTGCATCGGCGTGGGTTTGATGGCCATCGAGTTGATCCGCGACGCGTTTCGACCGCACCCAGAAGACCCCTCGAAACCGGCTGAGCCGGCTGAGCAGGTTGGCTGATGTTGCGCACCCCTTCGACGCGATTTGCATCAAAATCGCTCGCTATTCTCGGCGCGGCTCTCCTCTTGGGGGTCGCGCCGCGGCTCGTTCTTGCCGAAGATTCTGGCGCAGAAGATGAGGATTATACGGTCAAAACCGTGACCTCGGCCGAGGCGTCGGTCGAGGACCGCCGCGTGCCATCGGGCTTCGTGACCCGCGTGCGCGTAGACGACGCCGCGCGCTACGGGCGAGACCTCAGCGATGTCTTGGAGGAAGTCCCGGGCGTCAATATGCGCCGAAGCGCGGGCTTCGGGCGCCCGGCCTTCGCGTCGGTGCGGGGTGGTAATTCGCGCCAACTCTCGGTCTCACTCAATGGCATGCGCGTGCGCGCGCCGGCCGGCATTGGCTTTGATATCGGCAGCTTATCGCTCGCCGGGCTGGACTCGGCGGATGTCTACCGCGGGCCGGCCGCCGTGGTGCAGGGCAGCGGGGGCTTGAGCGGGGCGTTGGACTTGCGCACGCGGCTGCCCCAGGGCAGCGGCGAATCGCTGAGCGCGACCGCGATGGGCGGGAGTTTTGGGACCTATGGGCTGGCCGCGAACAGCACGTTTTCGCGCCCCGACTACGCGATGCGCCTCGACGCGAATTGGCAGCAGAGCGCGGGCGACTTTGACTTTATCGACGCCCAGGGGACCCGCCATCAGCGCGTCAATAATGACCATTGGACCCTCGGGCTCAACGGGGCGGGGCGCGTTGATTTGGGGGCGCACGCGCTGCGCCCGCTGCTCAGCTACGAGATGGGCGAGGGCGGGGCGCCCGGGCCGAGTGAGTTCCAGGAGCGCTACCGCGACGCGCGCCTCGAGCAGGACCGCCTCATCGCTCAATTGGGGTGGGAGCGCCCGGCGCTCCTCGCCGCCGACTGGGGCGCGGTCGATGCGCGCGCCCTCGCCGGGTATCAGCGCCGCGGGACGGCCTACGAGAATCCCGACGGGTTTCTGGGGAGCAGCGAGGTCGCGGACGCCTCGACCGTCGAGAGCGTGGTGTTCAACGCCGAGAGCGGTATTTGGCTCGACTTTGGCAATATGATTCACGTGAATCTTGAGGGGCGCCGCGAGGTCTACGGGGCGACGCATCGCGTGGATTATGCGAGCTCGCGCGAGGATTCGGCCATCGACGCGACCCGCAATACTTTTGGCGCCGCGCTCTCCAATGAGCTGCTGCTGGGCGGTGAGGCGCTGAGTCTGGTCGCGGGGCTTCGGGCCGAATATATCGGCGATGAATCGACGCCATTGGGCCAGGTTTCGGGGGGCGAATCGACGACGACCCGAAGTTGGACGCCGCTGATGCCGTCCTTCGGCGCGTTGTGGCGCGCGAGGCGCTGGCTCAAGGTGAAGGGCAATATCGCCCAGACCTTTCGGGCCCCGGATTTTGACGAGTTATACCTCGACATGGCCGGCGTGCGCGGGCGCAGCGACCTCGACCCCGAGCGGGCGCTGAGCTGGGACGGCGGCCTGGAATTGGGCGCCGAGAAGTCGCCGGTCGCGGCCGAACTGGTGTGGTTTCAGAGTGAGATCGAGGAGTCGATCTATTTTGTGGCGCGCACGGCGTATCTTTTCGAGGCCGCGAACCTCGGCAGCGGGCATAGCCGCGGGATCGAGGCGACGGTTCGGCTGCGGCCGCATCGGCGCATGAGCGTGCGCGGCAATTATACCTGGACTGACGCCTGGCTCGACGCGATGGCCGATGGCACGCCGGTGCCGGGGCAGCCGGCCCATCAGAGCGCGGCGCGCGCCGAAGCCGAGCTGGGCGGAAAAGGCGGAGTTGCCTGGCTCTCGAAGTTGGCGTCGGCGCGCGTTTTTGCCCAGGCGGATTGGCGCAGCCGGGTCTACCTCGATAGCTTCGCGAACCTGTATAACCCGGCGTTTTGGACGCTGGACCTGGGCGCGTCGGTGGCGCCGCGGCCGGGCTGGGAGGTCGCGTTTAACGCCCGAAACCTCACCGATCAGCAGCGCGGCGCAGACTCGCTGCAGCGGCCGCTCCCCGGGCGCGCGTTCTACCTGTCGCTCAAAGTCGACCTCGGCGAAATACAATAAAAAAGCCCGCGCGGAGTCTCCTCCGCGCGGGCCAATCTTTTGCTACCTAAGCCGACTTCGGCTCAAGATTAATAGCGGTAATAGTCCGGCTTATAGGGGCCGGCTTTATCGACGCTGATATAGGCAGCCTGCTCGTCGGTCATCTCGGTGAGGTTGACGCCGAGCTGCTCCAGGTGAAGGCGGGCGACCTCTTCGTCGAGCTCTTTGGGCAGCGTGATGACGTTGGTGCCGTGGGCTTCAGCGTTGGCGTAAAGCTCCATCTGGGCCAGGACCTGGTTGGTGAACGAGGCGCTCATCACGAAGCTCGGGTGACCGGTGGCGCAGCCCAGGTTGACCAGGCGACCTTCGGCCAAAATGATGATCGAGTGTCCGTCCTCAAAGCGCCACTCGTGCACCTGGGGTTTAATCTCGATCTTCTCGACCTTGCCCACTTTGGCCATGGCCTCGAGGCCGGCCATGTCGATCTCGTTGTCGAAGTGGCCGATATTACACACGATCGCGTTATGCTTCATCTTCTGCATATGCGCGGCGGTGATGACGTCTTTGTTGCCCGTGGCGGTGACGAAGATGTCGAAGCTGCGCTCGATGGCGTCGTCGACGGTGATGACGTCCAGGCCGTGCATGGTGGCCTGAAGGGCGCAGATCGGGTCGATCTCGGTGACGGCGACCTTTGCTTTTTGGCCGATCATCGACTCGACGCTACCTTTGCCGACGTCGCCGTAGCCGCAGACCAGCGCGCGCTTGCCCGCGAGCATCACGTCGGTCGCGCGCATGATGGCGTCGACCAGCGAGTGACGGCAGCCGTAGATATTGTCGAATTTCGACTTCGTGACCGAGTCGTTGACGTTGATGGCCGGGAAGAGCAGCGTGCCTTCCTGGGTCATCTGATAGAGGCGATGCACGCCCGTGGTGGTCTCTTCGCTGACGCCCTTGATGCCCGGAGCCATCTTGCCCCAGAAGGTTTTGTCGTGCTCTTGGACTTCGGCGAGCAGCTCGCGAAGCACGCGCACGTCGGCGGTGGTAGCGTCGGCGGCCGACGGGACGCCACCTCCACGCTCATATTGCTCGCCCAGGTGGACCATCATCGTGGCGTCGCCGCCGTCGTCGAGGATAAGGTTCGGGCCCTGTCCGTCCGGCCAGTTAAGCGCCTGAAAGGTGCACCACCAATACTCTTCAATCGACTCGCCTTTCCACGCGTAAACGGCCGGACCCTGCGGGTCTTCGGCGCTGCCGTTGGGGCCCGCGACGACGGCGGACGCAGCGTGATCCTGGGTCGAGTAGATATTGCAGGAGACCCAGCGAACTTCGGCGCCCAGCGCGATAAGCGTCTCGATGAGCACGGCGGTCTGGATGGTCATATGCAAGGAGCCCATGATGCGCGCGCCTTTGAGCGGCTTCGACTCGCCGTAGCGGGCGCGAAGCGCCATCAGGCCGGGCATCTCGACTTCTGCCATGTCGATCTCTTTGCGACCAAAGCGCACCGAGCTCGGGTTGAGCTCGCGTACTTTATAGTCAAGGTCGCTGAAGAGTTCGTGTCCGGTGTTCAAAAATTCTTTTGCCATGCTGCGATCTCCCAATATGTGTTGCGTTTTTTAAGAAGCGTATCTTGTGAATTCGATTGGAGTATTTGAGACAATGCCCATGGCTACCGCTCAAATATGGGGCGTTGTTAGCGGTTTCGGGGAGGCGGGTCAATCCGCGATGAAATCGCGCTTCTTTTTGGCGCGATGCCCGACATTAAAAGGAGCGGACACAACGAAGCGCGGTCCTAAGACCGCGCTTCGTTGGCGAATAAGAAGGGCGAGGCGGCCGCGAAGTCCGTCAGCGCTTAGGCGACTGCCTTCTTCTCGTCTTCGCGATGTTCCTTAAGCTTTGCCTTGCGCACCGAGCGGCGCGTGCGGTTGGAGTCCTCGTGCAGGAAGGGCTCGCGGTCGCGGATGATGCCGCGGTCGTAGGCGGTGTCGACCAGGGCGCGGCGCATCATTTTACGCCCACGGAACAGCCGGCTCATGACCGTACCCACCGGGCAGTCCAGGATATGCGCGACTTCTTTATAGGAGAAGTCGTTGAGGTCGGCCAAGACCACGACCGTACGGAACTCCTCGGAGAGCGACCCCAGCGCGTCTTTGATGTCCTGGCTGAACGAGCCGTGGACGACGTCCTGAGACGGGCTGTCGTAGAAGCTGGTATTCTCCCGGTTGAAGAAGAATTGCTCGATGGGGCGCAGATCGTCGGCGTTGAGGATCTCGCGCTCTTTCTTCTTGCGACGGTATTTATTGATGAACGTGTTGGTCAGGATCGTGAAGAGCCATGCGCGGCAATTGGTGCCCTGCTGGTAGCGATCCCAGTTATTATAGGCCTTCAGGAAGGTCTCTTGGACCAGGTCCTCGGCGTCGCGCTCGTTCTTGGTGTAGCGCAGCGCGCTCGCATAGAGCTCGTCAATATACCCCATCGCGGTATCTTGAAAAACCTGCATCTTGCTGCCTTCGGGGGCTAGGTCTGTTTCGGTGTTGAACTCGTTGATTTTTAGCATCTCGACTTCTCCTTATTCGCGGTGAGCTATATTGAAGGGCCGGATTTACTGCATCGAATCAAAGGTCGTTTGGTTCTGGTGCGTCATCAGGCCAGCGCGGTCTTGCTTTGTCTCGCGCCGTCACCGCCCAAAGCACTCTAGGAGGTATTCCAACGCGTTTCATCTCTTTAGAAGCTTTCTAATCAAAAAGGATTCAAAATAGGTTCACTTTTCCGCTCCCACTGATGTTTTTCTTTTTTCGAAGGCACAAAAAATCGCGCTTCGAGGCGGCGCGTAGGGCTGCGCAGCGGTATTTAGGTGAGGTGCGGAATGCTGAGACGGCGCTGCCCGTTTCTCTGGCTCAGCAGTTTTCGAGGTCCAAAATCTTGGCGGGCTCGAAAGTTAGGTGGAAGCTAACCAGCGAGTTGGGTTCGGCAAGGCGATTTTTTCAAATTCATCGCAAATCGCCTGTCCGGCGCGTTTGTCTGGGTTGCGGCGCCTCATTTCGCCCGCGGCGCTTTAAGATGCATATTCTGCAAGGCGCGCTTGCCCGTAGGCGGCGTTATTGGTAGCTTCGCGGCGCTCCGAATACCGCCCCTGAGCGCTGCCACGCGCAGTCGTCACGGAGGCCGTATCGGGCGAATTAGCGCCTTTTCTAGTTTGGCGCGCCCAAATTCTTAAAAATTGCTTCATAATATAGTGCTCTCAATCCGTGCGCACACGTCTTCGAGTTGTAAGTAGGAAGGAGAATTTCTCATGGCAGATGAGTCGACCCACATCATCCCAATAAATATTGAGGACGAGATTCGTAACTCGTACCTCGACTACGCAATGAGCGTAATCATCGGGCGAGCGCTGCCAGATGTGCGCGACGGGCTCAAGCCGGTGCACCGCCGCATCCTCTACGGTCAGTACGAGCTGGGGAACCGCTGGAATAGCGCCTATAAGAAATCGGCGCGTATCGTCGGTGAGGTCATGGGTAAATTCCACCCCCACGGCGACTCCTCGATCTACGACGCCTTGGTGCGTATGGCGCAGGATTTCAATATGCGCATGCCGCTGGTCGACGGCCAGGGCAACTTCGGCTCCATCGACGGCGACTCCGCTGCTGCGATGCGTTATACCGAGGTCCGCATGGACCGGGTCGCCGAGGAGTTATTGTCGGACATCGACAAGGACACCATCGACTGGGTCGACAACTACGACGGCAACGAGAAAGAGCCGTCGGTGCTGCCGGCGCGCCTGCCGAACCTGCTGATCAACGGCTCCTCGGGTATCGCGGTCGGTATGTCGACCAATATCCCGCCGCATAACCCCACCGAGGTCATCGCCGCGGCCGTGGCCCTGGTCGACAACCCCAAGATCTCGGTCGACGAGCTGATGCAGATCGTGCCGGGCCCGGACTTCCCGACCGCCGGTTTGATCTACGGCGCCTCGGGCATCCGCGACGCCTACACCACCGGGCGCGGCGTGATCCGCATGCGCGCGCGCGTGGATATCGAGTATAATGAGAAGAACGGTAAGTCCTCGCTGATCACCACCGAGCTGCCCTACCAGGTTAATAAGGCGCGGCTCATCGAGAAGATCGCCCACCTGGTGCGCGACAAGAAGATCGACGGCATCACCGACATCCGCGACGAGTCCGACCGCAAGGGCATGCGCATGGTGATCGAGCTGCGCCGCGACGTGATCCCCGAGATCGTGCTCAATAACCTGTTTAAGATGACCCAGATGCAGGCCTCCTTCGGCATCATCACCCGCGCGATTGTCAACGGACAGGCGAAGGTGATGGGGCTCAAAGAAGTGCTGATGCATTTCGTGGATTTCCGCCGCGACATCGTCACTCGCCGCACCATCTTCGAGCTGGGCAAGGCTGAGGCGCGCGCGCATATCCTCGAAGGCTTGAAGATCGCGCTGGATAACCTCGATGAGGTGATCGCGTTGATCCGGGCGAGCGCATCGCCCGCCGAGGCCCACGCCGGCCTGATGGAGAAATTCGCGCTCAGCGAGCTGCAGGCCGACGCGATTCTTCGCATGCGCCTGCAAAAACTCACCGGCCTGGAGCGCGACAAAATCTTGGCCGAGCTGGCCGAGTTGCGCGCGACCATCGAGTATTTGAAGAGCATCCTGGGCGACGAGTCGGTGCTGATGGGCGTCATTCGTGACGAGCTGGTCGAGGCCGGCGAGATTAACGCCAGCGAGCGTCGCACCGAGATTCTGTATAATGTCAGCCACCTGTCGGTCGAAGATCTTATCGCCGAAGAAGACGTGGTCGTGACGCTGAGCCACCAGGGCTATATCAAGCGTACCCCGCTTGATGAGTATCGCGCGCAGCGCCGTGGTGGGCGTGGCAAACGCGGCATGGCGACCAAGGACGAGGATTTCGTCACGGATATGTTCGTCGCCTCGACGCACACCAATATTTTGATCTTCACGTCGGTCGGCAAGCTCTATCTGCTGCGCACCCATGAGCTCCCGCAGGGCTCACGCACCACGCGCGGCAGCCACGTCGCCAACGTGTTGCCCCTGGAGAGCGATGAG encodes:
- the gyrA gene encoding DNA gyrase subunit A encodes the protein MADESTHIIPINIEDEIRNSYLDYAMSVIIGRALPDVRDGLKPVHRRILYGQYELGNRWNSAYKKSARIVGEVMGKFHPHGDSSIYDALVRMAQDFNMRMPLVDGQGNFGSIDGDSAAAMRYTEVRMDRVAEELLSDIDKDTIDWVDNYDGNEKEPSVLPARLPNLLINGSSGIAVGMSTNIPPHNPTEVIAAAVALVDNPKISVDELMQIVPGPDFPTAGLIYGASGIRDAYTTGRGVIRMRARVDIEYNEKNGKSSLITTELPYQVNKARLIEKIAHLVRDKKIDGITDIRDESDRKGMRMVIELRRDVIPEIVLNNLFKMTQMQASFGIITRAIVNGQAKVMGLKEVLMHFVDFRRDIVTRRTIFELGKAEARAHILEGLKIALDNLDEVIALIRASASPAEAHAGLMEKFALSELQADAILRMRLQKLTGLERDKILAELAELRATIEYLKSILGDESVLMGVIRDELVEAGEINASERRTEILYNVSHLSVEDLIAEEDVVVTLSHQGYIKRTPLDEYRAQRRGGRGKRGMATKDEDFVTDMFVASTHTNILIFTSVGKLYLLRTHELPQGSRTTRGSHVANVLPLESDEVVRTILAADDFYDDKFLVFATRNGLVKKTRLDAYQNVHSGGIIALNIKDGDRLVSVRLTDGSEEILLVSQNGQAIRFHEEDVRAVGRNASGVIGMRFRDDDELVGMEVVPKDAPEGEETADEPQTLLAITENGYGKRTVISEYPIRGRGGLGVITMKVNDRNGKLVGIRLVSEDDQLILITDHGQVLRTRVGEISTYGRNTQGVKVMVTDPEETVVSMARLPEGEEDEDEDEDEIGEDGLALEGADGEVAPDGDADDAQDDASDDEDA
- a CDS encoding TonB-dependent receptor plug domain-containing protein produces the protein MLRTPSTRFASKSLAILGAALLLGVAPRLVLAEDSGAEDEDYTVKTVTSAEASVEDRRVPSGFVTRVRVDDAARYGRDLSDVLEEVPGVNMRRSAGFGRPAFASVRGGNSRQLSVSLNGMRVRAPAGIGFDIGSLSLAGLDSADVYRGPAAVVQGSGGLSGALDLRTRLPQGSGESLSATAMGGSFGTYGLAANSTFSRPDYAMRLDANWQQSAGDFDFIDAQGTRHQRVNNDHWTLGLNGAGRVDLGAHALRPLLSYEMGEGGAPGPSEFQERYRDARLEQDRLIAQLGWERPALLAADWGAVDARALAGYQRRGTAYENPDGFLGSSEVADASTVESVVFNAESGIWLDFGNMIHVNLEGRREVYGATHRVDYASSREDSAIDATRNTFGAALSNELLLGGEALSLVAGLRAEYIGDESTPLGQVSGGESTTTRSWTPLMPSFGALWRARRWLKVKGNIAQTFRAPDFDELYLDMAGVRGRSDLDPERALSWDGGLELGAEKSPVAAELVWFQSEIEESIYFVARTAYLFEAANLGSGHSRGIEATVRLRPHRRMSVRGNYTWTDAWLDAMADGTPVPGQPAHQSAARAEAELGGKGGVAWLSKLASARVFAQADWRSRVYLDSFANLYNPAFWTLDLGASVAPRPGWEVAFNARNLTDQQRGADSLQRPLPGRAFYLSLKVDLGEIQ
- the lspA gene encoding signal peptidase II, with the protein product MKPNFTKYIIFFLVILVGVALDQWSKDYASSRLATQRAGSVDHPIYLPVDEAAEGATVQSFLTAEFESNTPEEIDAIARYHTERPDGTKLAPDSPVDALDEIKVTNRKVVVIPDYWDYQYTENPGAAFGILADGHEDWRVPFFVIVSLLAVLMILFILRGVLPDQRMMIWGLSFIASGAIGNFIDRIRFGYVIDFIVWKYTDAYRWPTFNIADALICIGVGLMAIELIRDAFRPHPEDPSKPAEPAEQVG
- the ileS gene encoding isoleucine--tRNA ligase, with the protein product MRASLAEREPEQVAQWEEKAIYKKMVARRMEQGAERFILHDGPPYANGNIHHGHILNKTLKDFVVKYQNLAGNLCEYVPGWDCHGLPIEHQVDQNLGEKKREMSKVEIRQACREYADKWVGVQASEFRRTMAFGAWDDPYKTMSYDYEATTLRTLGRFFEKGIVYRGLKPVHWDWDAQTALAEAEVEYDEFRTEHVYVKFPIAELPENLAAKVEGKETFVVIWTTTPWTLPANLAIALHPELKYQLVASGDEVYVLAEGLREKVLEDCAIDAEAVEILETFEGRELVGEIGAGFGEQDGVRHRFAASHPWIERESPLLPADYVTLEQGTGCVHTAPGHGQEDYVLGQEFGLDVLCPVNQSGKYNIDLEIEADKGPMNLRGVHVFGANKVIPQHLAKLNRLLNQPGERIVIERYPHGWRSKKPIIFRATTQWFIAMEPESAGNPDGFRLREAALKEIENVQWVPGWGQDRIEGMVKGRPDWCISRQRSWGVPITAMYCNDCDASIATRELADYVADMVEEGGADVWFDREPKDLLPPGTTCPGCGGTDFCKEEDILDVWFDSGVSWAAVLETKLGWGDVADLYLEGSDQHRGWFQSSLLCSVGTRGNSPYKACLTHGFVTDKQGRKYSKSSKNFEPPEKMIEKYGAEILRLWVASVDYRGDISLSDEILKRVADAYRKIRNTSRFLLGNLDGYTPDKAVAYDDLYEIDKWVLHRTAETIERMREAYQDYQFHTIYHTLLQFMTVDLSSIYMDVTKDRIYCEAPDGPKRLAAQTAYAGVLNALVRAMAPILSFTAEEVWQYLPHSADEPESVFLADFPETPAEWTNPELAERWERLLEVRQEVQRALEEKRVPRKQKKPGQIGSSQEAHIRIHATGETLELLRDYSGQLDALCIVSYADVLEGEPSEADKLVEVEVEPADGKKCPRCWNYWIAPTSDDETCKRCASVVDELNAENT
- the ahcY gene encoding adenosylhomocysteinase; this encodes MAKEFLNTGHELFSDLDYKVRELNPSSVRFGRKEIDMAEVEMPGLMALRARYGESKPLKGARIMGSLHMTIQTAVLIETLIALGAEVRWVSCNIYSTQDHAASAVVAGPNGSAEDPQGPAVYAWKGESIEEYWWCTFQALNWPDGQGPNLILDDGGDATMMVHLGEQYERGGGVPSAADATTADVRVLRELLAEVQEHDKTFWGKMAPGIKGVSEETTTGVHRLYQMTQEGTLLFPAINVNDSVTKSKFDNIYGCRHSLVDAIMRATDVMLAGKRALVCGYGDVGKGSVESMIGQKAKVAVTEIDPICALQATMHGLDVITVDDAIERSFDIFVTATGNKDVITAAHMQKMKHNAIVCNIGHFDNEIDMAGLEAMAKVGKVEKIEIKPQVHEWRFEDGHSIIILAEGRLVNLGCATGHPSFVMSASFTNQVLAQMELYANAEAHGTNVITLPKELDEEVARLHLEQLGVNLTEMTDEQAAYISVDKAGPYKPDYYRY
- a CDS encoding sigma-70 family RNA polymerase sigma factor, giving the protein MLKINEFNTETDLAPEGSKMQVFQDTAMGYIDELYASALRYTKNERDAEDLVQETFLKAYNNWDRYQQGTNCRAWLFTILTNTFINKYRRKKKEREILNADDLRPIEQFFFNRENTSFYDSPSQDVVHGSFSQDIKDALGSLSEEFRTVVVLADLNDFSYKEVAHILDCPVGTVMSRLFRGRKMMRRALVDTAYDRGIIRDREPFLHEDSNRTRRSVRKAKLKEHREDEKKAVA